In Oryza sativa Japonica Group chromosome 11, ASM3414082v1, the following are encoded in one genomic region:
- the LOC4350137 gene encoding F-box/FBD/LRR-repeat protein At5g56420: MFPRAKMRKMSAARSGRVKIGDLPEDLLQRVVSLLSARQTVQTSALSRRWRHLWRSAPLLRIVPDEGFQTVRGLNEFVKHLLLLRDGAAPLDACVINFYCCEFDSYQYPSSDEPDVGLWLRHAVSRGAQLIRVEVYVEDEPVCLPDLPLVSNHLRVLDLRLVEIKDSLVDFSGCPSLEHPKFQGGFINARRISSPSVKHLIIDGSGFNRKFRTRISTPGLISLELEFWGSTPLLEGMPLLVTASVNLDHECRDRCANTEFGDCGDPECDDCDVMVSDGNGCVLLQGLSGATTLELTTESRVFMFRRDLMWCPIFSKLKTLLVNEWFMTSNMSGLACLLEHSPIVEKLTLQLSKEPRNFVEIEDSDKPCKQAFLFKNLNIVEIKCQEGDERVKKILKILSQNGIPLAKINVLQTKRRPRRKLSTVVHIILCLDI, translated from the exons GCTACTGTCGGCGCGTCAGACCGTGCAGACGAGCGCGCTGTCCCGGCGGTGGCGCCACCTCTGGAGGTCGGCGCCGCTCCTGCGGATCGTCCCGGACGAGGGGTTCCAGACGGTGCGCGGGCTGAACGAGTTCGTCAAGCatctgctcctcctccgcgacggcgcggcgccgctGGACGCCTGCGTGATCAACTTCTACTGCTGCGAGTTCGACTCCTACCAGTATCCGTCCTCCGACGAGCCGGACGTCGGCCTGTGGCTCCGGCACGCCGTGTCGCGCGGAGCTCAGCTGATCAGAGTAGAGGTCTACGTGGAGGACGAGCCGGTTTGTCTGCCCGACCTGCCTCTCGTCTCCAACCATCTGAGGGTGTTGGATCTTAGACTTGTAGAGATCAAAGACAGCTTGGTTGATTTCTCGGGTTGTCCATCATTGGAGCACCCAAAGTTTCAGGGTGGATTCATCAATGCTCGCAGGATCTCGTCTCCATCAGTGAAACATCTGATCATAGACGGTAGCGGCTTTAATCGCAAGTTCCGCACCCGTATTTCTACCCCAGGTCTTATTTCTCTGGAACTGGAGTTCTGGGGCAGTACTCCTTTGCTCGAAGGCATGCCATTGTTGGTTACTGCATCTGTCAATCTGGATCATGAGTGTAGGGATCGTTGTGCGAACACTGAATTTGGGGATTGCGGTGATCCTGAATGTGATGATTGTGATGTTATGGTCAGTGATGGTAACGGCTGTGTGCTTCTTCAAGGTTTATCAGGCGCTACGACTTTGGAGTTGACAACTGAGTCTAGGGTG TTTATGTTCAGAAGGGATCTGATGTGGTGCCCCATTTTTAGCAAGCTAAAGACCTTGTTAGTCAATGAGTGGTTCATGACTTCTAATATGTCAGGGCTAGCTTGCCTTCTTGAGCACTCGCCAATTGTAGAGAAGCTCACTCTTCAACTTTCTAAG GAACCTCGAAATTTTGTGGAAATCGAAGACAGTGACAAGCCATGCAAACAAGCATTTCTGTTTAAGAACCTCAATATAGTTGAAATCAAATGTCAAGAAGGTGATGAAAGGGTTAAGAAAATTTTAAAGATCCTGAGTCAAAATGGTATACCTCTGGCGAAGATTAACGTCCTACAAACTAAGAGACGGCCTAGACGTAAGCTATCTACTGTGGTTCACATAATTCTGTGTTTAGATATATAA